One Halalkalicoccus subterraneus DNA segment encodes these proteins:
- a CDS encoding amphi-Trp domain-containing protein, whose product MSDTMSDEQDLSRNEVADHLQTLAREIRGEGPADVTVGNKSVALDPASVIEYDIAVEERSPMLGGEREAITVTLDWEVESTE is encoded by the coding sequence ATGTCCGATACGATGTCCGACGAGCAGGACCTGTCGCGCAACGAAGTCGCGGACCACCTCCAGACGCTGGCCCGAGAGATCCGTGGGGAGGGGCCCGCGGACGTCACGGTCGGCAACAAGAGCGTCGCGCTCGATCCCGCCTCGGTGATCGAGTACGACATCGCCGTCGAGGAACGCTCGCCGATGCTCGGTGGCGAGCGCGAGGCGATCACCGTCACCCTCGACTGGGAGGTCGAATCGACGGAGTAA
- a CDS encoding YihY/virulence factor BrkB family protein, with amino-acid sequence MDGGMRWGKGIAVIRAIVEESRRRNLQFLAGSLAFYAFVSLVPLLLLVLVATTLFAGETIASYLLALTRLYLSPAGEDLIATTLTEATGWVGSSLIGLVVLVWAALRMFLSLDVAFAAIYGTDPGETPLRERIRDGLLVVTAIVVAIVGAIATAAAFTLVPEIRYLTVLDPLLLVCGLFAVFFPLYYVLPDADVTPQEVLPGAVFAAVGWALLQVLFRVYVSMSVITAVFGVISGTVLFLLWLYFGAHILLVGVVLNVVLADRTPDG; translated from the coding sequence ATGGACGGCGGGATGAGATGGGGGAAAGGGATAGCCGTGATACGCGCGATCGTCGAGGAGAGTCGCCGACGGAACCTCCAGTTTCTGGCCGGTAGCCTCGCGTTCTACGCGTTCGTCTCGCTGGTACCGTTGTTGTTGCTCGTGTTGGTCGCGACCACGCTGTTCGCCGGCGAGACCATCGCGAGCTACCTGCTCGCGTTGACCCGGCTGTATCTCAGCCCCGCGGGCGAGGACCTGATCGCGACCACCCTCACCGAGGCGACCGGCTGGGTCGGGAGTTCCCTCATCGGACTGGTCGTGTTGGTCTGGGCCGCGTTGAGAATGTTCCTGAGCCTCGACGTCGCGTTCGCCGCGATCTACGGGACAGATCCGGGCGAGACACCGCTTCGCGAACGGATCCGTGACGGGCTCCTCGTCGTGACCGCGATCGTGGTCGCGATCGTGGGAGCCATCGCAACGGCCGCCGCGTTCACGCTCGTGCCGGAGATCAGGTACTTGACCGTACTCGACCCGCTGTTGCTCGTCTGCGGGCTGTTCGCCGTCTTCTTCCCGCTGTACTACGTGCTCCCCGACGCCGACGTCACGCCACAGGAGGTGCTTCCGGGGGCGGTGTTCGCGGCGGTCGGCTGGGCGCTGTTGCAGGTGCTGTTTCGGGTCTACGTCTCGATGTCGGTCATCACGGCGGTCTTCGGCGTGATCAGCGGGACGGTGCTGTTCCTGTTGTGGCTGTATTTCGGGGCCCACATCCTGCTGGTCGGCGTCGTTCTCAACGTCGTGCTGGCGGACCGAACCCCGGACGGGTGA
- a CDS encoding DNA topoisomerase I gives MDLIITEKDNAARRIAAILSGDSAEVERQNGVNVYRWGGTRCIGLSGHVVAVDFPSEYSDWRDVEPVELIGADVEKTPTQENIVRTVRLLARDANRVTIATDYDREGELIGKEAYEIVRDVNEESEIDRVRFSSITEGEVKSAFDEPDEIDFDLAAAGEARQIIDLVWGAALTRFLSLSARQLGDDFISVGRVQTPTLKLIVDREREIEAFDPEAYWEIFADVAKAEESFDAQYYYLDEDDNEAERVWDEKRAETVYEELGGANEAGVESVSRRTRTDAPPAPFNTTQFIRAASSIGYSAKRAMSIAEDLYTAGYITYPRTDNTVYPEDLDPRELLDAFTGNRTFGEDAESLLESDEINPTEGDEETTDHPPIHPTEELPTKGELSDAEWEVYELVVRRFFATVADSARWEHLKVVLEVGEHRLKANGKRLVEPGYHSVYPYFSTNENFVPDVEEGETLALTEVRIEDKETQPPRRYGQSRLIETMESMGIGTKSTRHNTIEKLYDRGYIENDPPRPTKLATAVVEAGEEYADRVVSEAMTAQLEDDMQAIAAGEKDLDEVAGESREMLERVFDDLMESREEIGDHLQKSLKADKTLGPCPESGHDLLVRRSRQGSYFVGCDGYPDCEYTLPLPNTGKPLILDETCEEHDLRHMKMLAGRGTFVHGCPQCKADEADEEEDRIIGACPECGAGAIPPAERDGEDPEATAENGQPVEADGGELAIKQLRNGSRLVGCTRYPDCEYSLPLPRRGDIEITDDHCEEHGLPELLVHSGDEPWELGCPICNYREYRERESDSGTDLESIEGVGAKTAEKLAAAGVESVSDLQDAEAETVADEVDGVSVDRVRKWQAKAG, from the coding sequence ATGGATCTGATCATCACCGAGAAGGACAACGCCGCCCGCCGGATCGCCGCCATCCTCAGCGGCGACTCCGCCGAGGTCGAGCGCCAGAACGGCGTCAACGTCTACCGTTGGGGCGGCACGCGCTGTATCGGGCTGTCGGGCCACGTCGTCGCCGTCGACTTCCCGTCGGAGTACTCGGACTGGCGCGACGTCGAGCCCGTCGAACTGATCGGCGCGGACGTCGAGAAAACCCCTACTCAGGAGAACATCGTCCGTACTGTCCGGCTGCTTGCCCGCGATGCGAACCGAGTGACGATCGCGACCGACTACGACCGCGAGGGCGAGCTCATCGGTAAGGAGGCCTACGAGATCGTCCGCGACGTCAACGAGGAGAGCGAGATCGACCGGGTGCGGTTTTCCTCGATCACCGAGGGCGAAGTCAAGAGCGCGTTCGACGAACCCGACGAGATCGACTTCGATCTGGCCGCGGCGGGCGAGGCTCGCCAGATCATCGACCTCGTTTGGGGCGCGGCGCTGACCCGCTTTCTCTCGCTTTCGGCCCGCCAGCTCGGCGACGACTTCATTTCAGTAGGAAGGGTCCAGACGCCCACACTCAAACTGATCGTGGATCGCGAACGCGAGATCGAGGCGTTCGACCCCGAGGCCTACTGGGAGATCTTCGCCGACGTCGCCAAAGCTGAGGAGAGCTTCGATGCCCAGTACTACTATTTAGACGAGGACGACAACGAGGCCGAACGCGTCTGGGACGAGAAGCGCGCCGAAACGGTCTACGAGGAACTGGGCGGGGCGAACGAGGCCGGCGTCGAGTCCGTCTCCCGGCGGACCCGCACCGACGCGCCGCCCGCGCCGTTCAACACCACGCAGTTCATCCGCGCGGCGAGTTCGATCGGCTACTCCGCGAAACGCGCGATGAGCATCGCCGAGGACCTCTATACGGCGGGCTACATCACCTATCCTCGTACCGATAACACGGTCTACCCCGAGGACCTCGACCCTCGGGAGTTGCTCGATGCGTTCACCGGGAACCGGACCTTCGGCGAGGACGCCGAATCACTGCTTGAGAGCGACGAGATCAACCCCACCGAGGGCGACGAGGAGACGACCGACCACCCGCCGATCCACCCGACCGAGGAGCTGCCGACGAAGGGCGAGCTTTCGGATGCCGAGTGGGAGGTCTACGAACTCGTCGTGCGACGCTTCTTTGCGACCGTCGCCGACTCGGCGCGCTGGGAGCACCTCAAGGTCGTCCTCGAAGTAGGTGAGCACCGTCTGAAGGCAAACGGCAAGCGCCTCGTCGAGCCGGGCTATCACTCCGTCTACCCCTACTTCAGCACGAACGAGAACTTCGTTCCCGACGTCGAAGAGGGCGAAACGCTCGCGCTCACCGAGGTTCGAATCGAGGACAAGGAGACTCAACCACCGAGGAGATACGGCCAGTCGCGCCTGATCGAGACGATGGAGTCGATGGGGATCGGGACCAAGAGTACGAGACACAACACGATCGAGAAGCTCTACGACCGGGGCTACATCGAGAACGACCCGCCCCGTCCCACCAAGCTGGCGACGGCGGTCGTCGAGGCCGGCGAGGAGTACGCCGACCGGGTGGTAAGCGAGGCGATGACCGCCCAATTGGAGGACGACATGCAGGCGATCGCCGCCGGCGAGAAGGACCTGGACGAAGTGGCCGGCGAGTCCCGAGAGATGCTCGAACGGGTGTTCGACGACCTGATGGAATCCCGGGAGGAGATCGGCGACCACCTCCAGAAGTCACTGAAGGCCGACAAGACGCTGGGACCCTGCCCCGAATCGGGCCACGACCTGCTGGTTCGGCGCTCGCGGCAGGGCTCGTACTTCGTCGGCTGTGACGGCTACCCCGACTGCGAGTACACCCTGCCGCTTCCCAACACGGGTAAGCCGCTCATTCTGGACGAGACCTGCGAGGAACACGACCTGCGTCACATGAAGATGCTCGCCGGTCGGGGCACGTTCGTCCACGGCTGTCCCCAGTGTAAGGCCGACGAGGCCGACGAGGAGGAGGACCGGATCATCGGGGCGTGTCCCGAGTGCGGGGCGGGCGCGATCCCGCCGGCCGAGCGCGACGGGGAGGACCCCGAGGCGACCGCCGAGAACGGCCAGCCCGTCGAGGCCGACGGCGGGGAACTCGCGATCAAGCAACTCCGAAACGGCTCGCGGCTCGTCGGCTGTACGCGCTATCCCGACTGCGAGTACTCGTTGCCGCTGCCCCGGCGTGGTGACATCGAGATCACCGACGACCACTGCGAGGAACACGGTCTCCCCGAGCTACTGGTGCATTCGGGCGACGAACCGTGGGAGCTTGGCTGTCCGATCTGTAACTACCGGGAGTACCGGGAGCGCGAGAGCGACTCGGGGACCGACCTCGAATCCATCGAGGGCGTGGGCGCGAAGACCGCCGAGAAGCTCGCCGCCGCGGGCGTCGAGAGCGTCAGCGACCTGCAGGACGCCGAGGCGGAGACGGTCGCAGACGAGGTCGATGGGGTCAGCGTTGACCGGGTTCGAAAGTGGCAGGCCAAAGCCGGCTGA
- a CDS encoding DUF2237 family protein, with amino-acid sequence MSDEPDRNVYGTELRPCSAEPETGFLRDGHCRHLQRDPGRHEVCAVLSEEFLEFSKAQGNDLVTPQPELDFPGLEPGDRWCLCLPRWVEAREAGYAPRIVLEATHERVLDEIDPDTLREYEFDPRSETVE; translated from the coding sequence ATGAGCGACGAACCCGACCGAAACGTCTACGGCACCGAACTCCGCCCCTGTAGCGCCGAGCCGGAGACCGGCTTTCTCCGAGATGGCCACTGTCGGCACCTCCAACGGGATCCGGGTCGCCACGAGGTCTGTGCGGTACTGAGCGAGGAGTTCCTCGAGTTCAGCAAGGCACAGGGGAACGACCTCGTGACCCCCCAGCCCGAACTGGACTTTCCGGGGCTCGAACCGGGTGACCGGTGGTGTCTCTGTCTGCCCCGCTGGGTCGAGGCCCGCGAGGCTGGATACGCACCACGGATCGTGCTCGAAGCGACCCACGAGCGCGTCCTCGACGAGATCGATCCCGACACGCTTCGCGAGTACGAGTTCGATCCGCGTAGCGAAACCGTGGAGTGA
- a CDS encoding phosphoglycerol geranylgeranyltransferase, producing the protein MSAPWTDWDHIVKIDPDKDLAEGDTFEDVCRTGTDAIEIGGTLDMTEEKMQQVIDACAKYDVPLYQEPSNPAVVVEDEALDGYLVPTVFNAGDVSWVVGAHKEWVRISDIDWDRTYTEAYIVLNPEASVAQLTEANCDQSAEDVAAYAEVAERLFGQPVVYIEYSGTFGDPEKVRAASEAIEEATLFYGGGIGDYESANTMAEYADVIVVGNLLHEAGCGAVERTVEGVRDARSEVPNRW; encoded by the coding sequence ATGAGCGCGCCGTGGACCGACTGGGATCACATCGTCAAGATCGATCCCGACAAGGACCTCGCCGAGGGGGACACGTTCGAGGACGTCTGCCGGACGGGGACCGACGCCATCGAGATCGGGGGGACGCTGGACATGACCGAGGAGAAGATGCAGCAGGTGATCGACGCCTGCGCGAAGTACGACGTCCCGCTGTATCAGGAACCCTCGAACCCCGCGGTCGTCGTCGAGGACGAGGCGCTCGACGGCTATCTCGTTCCGACCGTCTTCAACGCGGGCGACGTCTCGTGGGTCGTCGGCGCGCACAAGGAGTGGGTCCGGATCAGCGACATCGACTGGGATCGCACCTACACCGAGGCGTACATCGTGCTCAACCCCGAGGCGAGCGTCGCCCAGCTCACCGAGGCGAACTGCGATCAGTCCGCCGAGGACGTCGCGGCCTACGCGGAGGTCGCAGAACGCCTGTTCGGCCAGCCGGTCGTTTACATCGAGTACTCGGGCACGTTCGGCGACCCGGAGAAGGTCCGGGCCGCAAGCGAGGCGATAGAGGAGGCGACCCTCTTTTACGGCGGCGGCATCGGCGACTACGAGTCGGCGAACACGATGGCCGAGTACGCCGACGTGATCGTCGTCGGGAACCTGCTACACGAGGCGGGCTGTGGGGCGGTCGAGAGGACCGTCGAGGGGGTCCGCGACGCCCGGTCCGAGGTTCCGAACCGCTGGTAG
- a CDS encoding sulfatase, which yields MTGTHPTNVVLITVDSLRADAIDPYADGGHTPTLQRLADRGTVFEHAFATGNWTPFSFPGLLASRPVFADSGTIGVTESETLAETLAGAGIRAGGFNAANGFLTDHWGYDSGFDEFESFVADAGSFYGQYLAAHPTVEAWLQLASAPVRRLVSRARGGDDDRPFMDASRMVDVEHRARAFIEDRQEPFFLWIHYMDTHTPYAPAPRHFREVSSSTLGTPQMILAHARAGLGREVGDRTLSDLRTLYRATVRQVDASIERVLGTLADSGLRDETAIVVAGDHGEEFQDHGHLAHYPKLYDELIHVPLLIDAPGTEPGRVEGAVGLDAVPPTVCDLFGVAPPDSWSGTSLVDALGGAELDDEPVVSVTVRGEEVTQQPIPRDLADGELLVSARTAAWTYIENAETGERELYHRPSDPTQQRDLSVDPSREQAAAIDRLRPSVTSRIGLLDGTSADNGMTEPDGELEARLEALGYR from the coding sequence ATGACAGGCACTCATCCGACCAACGTCGTCCTCATCACGGTCGATTCGCTTCGCGCCGACGCGATCGACCCGTACGCCGACGGAGGTCATACACCGACGTTGCAACGGCTCGCCGACCGGGGGACCGTGTTCGAACACGCCTTCGCCACCGGCAACTGGACCCCGTTTTCCTTCCCGGGGCTGTTGGCCTCGCGGCCGGTGTTCGCCGATTCGGGGACGATCGGCGTCACCGAAAGCGAGACGCTCGCCGAGACGCTCGCCGGGGCCGGGATCCGGGCGGGGGGGTTCAACGCCGCGAACGGCTTTCTCACCGACCACTGGGGCTACGACAGCGGGTTCGACGAGTTCGAGTCCTTCGTCGCCGACGCCGGCTCGTTCTACGGGCAGTATCTCGCGGCCCACCCGACCGTCGAGGCGTGGCTCCAACTGGCGAGCGCGCCGGTTCGCCGGCTCGTCTCGCGGGCTCGCGGGGGCGACGACGACCGGCCCTTCATGGACGCCTCGCGGATGGTCGACGTCGAGCACCGCGCGCGGGCGTTCATCGAGGACCGCCAGGAGCCCTTCTTCCTCTGGATCCACTACATGGACACGCACACCCCCTACGCGCCCGCACCCAGACACTTCCGGGAGGTCTCCTCCTCGACGCTCGGGACCCCACAGATGATACTGGCTCACGCGCGTGCGGGCCTCGGGCGGGAGGTCGGCGACCGGACGCTGTCCGATCTGCGGACGCTCTATCGGGCGACGGTTCGGCAGGTCGACGCGAGCATCGAACGCGTGCTCGGGACGCTTGCCGACAGCGGCCTGCGCGACGAGACCGCGATCGTCGTCGCCGGCGATCACGGCGAGGAGTTCCAGGACCACGGCCACCTCGCGCACTACCCCAAGCTCTACGACGAACTCATCCACGTACCGTTGCTGATCGACGCTCCGGGAACCGAACCCGGCCGGGTCGAGGGAGCCGTCGGATTGGACGCCGTTCCGCCGACGGTCTGTGACCTGTTCGGCGTCGCCCCGCCCGATTCGTGGTCGGGCACCTCGCTCGTCGACGCCCTCGGCGGGGCGGAACTCGACGACGAGCCGGTGGTGTCGGTGACCGTCCGCGGCGAGGAGGTCACTCAGCAGCCGATTCCGCGGGACCTCGCGGACGGCGAGCTGCTGGTGAGCGCGCGCACGGCCGCGTGGACCTACATTGAGAACGCGGAAACCGGCGAACGGGAGCTGTACCACCGCCCCTCGGACCCCACCCAACAGCGCGACCTTTCCGTGGATCCCTCCCGTGAGCAGGCGGCGGCGATCGACCGGCTGCGCCCGTCGGTGACGTCCCGGATCGGACTGCTCGACGGGACGTCCGCCGACAACGGGATGACCGAACCGGACGGAGAGCTCGAAGCACGACTCGAGGCGCTTGGATATCGATAG
- a CDS encoding GtrA family protein has protein sequence MVRALLRELAGGRFAVRIRRFVAVGAVAAGVQTLLLGGFVEYAGLHYLLAATVAIEITIVFQYVLNNLWTFRAVKNTGRGEFFHGLLKTNIVRGSAIPIQLAVLYGIVTWSGIAYLIANGIAILVSGIYRYVLDARWTWDV, from the coding sequence ATGGTTCGGGCACTGCTCCGCGAACTCGCCGGCGGGCGGTTCGCGGTCCGAATCAGGCGATTCGTCGCCGTCGGTGCGGTCGCGGCGGGGGTTCAGACGCTGCTTCTGGGCGGGTTCGTCGAGTACGCCGGCCTCCACTACCTGCTCGCGGCGACGGTCGCAATCGAGATCACGATCGTCTTCCAGTACGTGCTCAACAACCTCTGGACCTTTCGAGCGGTCAAGAACACGGGCCGGGGCGAGTTCTTTCACGGACTGCTCAAGACAAACATCGTCCGCGGATCGGCGATCCCGATCCAGCTCGCGGTCCTCTATGGGATCGTCACGTGGTCGGGGATCGCGTACCTGATCGCGAACGGGATCGCCATCCTCGTCAGCGGGATCTACCGGTACGTGCTCGATGCCCGGTGGACGTGGGACGTCTGA
- the aspS gene encoding aspartate--tRNA(Asn) ligase translates to MENRTYTAEAEPGETATVAGWVHEIRDLGGIAFLILRDKSGKIQIKFEKEEMDDDLVETGLDLSRESVISVTGAVEEEPRAPTGVEVTPDELDVIAEAEPELPLDPSGKVDAELSTRLDNRTLDLRKEETKAIFEIRAEILRAVRESFREIGCTEINTPKIVATGTEGGTELFPITYFGQEAFMNQSPQLFKQLMVGSGLERVFEVGPIFRAEEHNTPRHLNEATMIDFESAFIDHEEAMDACERTLLAAYEGVAENCEEQLETLGYEDFEVPDEAFPRLTYEEAIERINATGELDEQLVWGDDLPTEAEKALGQDVGGHYFVTDWPSEIKPFYIQDYENGELSKGFDLMHPRMELVSGGQREHRYDHLVEGFEAQGLDPAQFEYYTKMFKYGMPPHAGWAYGVERLVMTMLDLGNIREAVLFPRDRQRLSP, encoded by the coding sequence ATGGAAAACCGAACCTACACCGCCGAGGCCGAGCCCGGCGAGACCGCCACGGTCGCGGGCTGGGTCCACGAGATCCGCGACCTCGGTGGCATCGCGTTTCTCATCCTTCGGGACAAATCCGGGAAGATCCAGATCAAGTTCGAGAAAGAGGAGATGGACGACGACCTCGTCGAGACGGGGCTCGACCTCTCCCGCGAGAGCGTGATCTCGGTGACCGGCGCGGTCGAGGAGGAGCCACGCGCACCCACTGGCGTCGAGGTCACGCCCGATGAACTCGACGTGATCGCCGAGGCCGAACCCGAACTCCCGCTCGACCCCTCGGGGAAGGTCGACGCCGAACTCTCGACGCGACTCGACAACCGGACGCTCGACCTCCGAAAGGAGGAGACGAAGGCCATCTTCGAGATTCGCGCCGAAATCCTCCGGGCGGTCAGGGAGAGCTTCCGCGAGATCGGCTGTACGGAGATCAACACGCCGAAGATCGTCGCCACAGGCACCGAGGGCGGCACCGAGCTGTTCCCGATCACCTACTTCGGACAGGAGGCGTTCATGAACCAGTCCCCGCAGCTGTTCAAGCAGCTGATGGTCGGCTCCGGGCTCGAACGCGTCTTCGAGGTCGGCCCGATCTTCCGCGCCGAGGAGCACAACACGCCCCGCCATCTCAACGAGGCGACGATGATCGACTTCGAGAGCGCCTTCATCGACCACGAGGAGGCGATGGACGCCTGCGAGCGCACCCTGCTCGCGGCTTATGAGGGCGTCGCCGAGAACTGCGAGGAGCAGCTCGAAACGCTCGGCTACGAAGACTTCGAGGTACCCGACGAAGCGTTCCCGCGACTCACGTATGAGGAGGCCATCGAGCGCATCAACGCGACGGGTGAGCTCGACGAGCAGCTCGTCTGGGGCGACGACCTCCCAACCGAGGCCGAGAAGGCGCTGGGACAGGACGTCGGCGGGCACTACTTCGTGACCGACTGGCCCAGCGAGATCAAGCCCTTCTACATCCAGGACTACGAGAACGGCGAACTCTCGAAGGGGTTCGACCTGATGCACCCACGAATGGAGTTGGTCTCGGGCGGGCAGCGCGAACACCGCTACGACCACCTCGTTGAGGGGTTCGAAGCCCAGGGGCTCGACCCCGCACAGTTCGAGTATTACACGAAGATGTTCAAGTACGGAATGCCGCCCCACGCCGGCTGGGCCTACGGCGTCGAGCGCCTCGTGATGACGATGCTCGACCTGGGCAACATCCGCGAGGCCGTTCTGTTCCCGCGGGATCGCCAGCGTCTGTCGCCGTAG